Within the Williamwhitmania taraxaci genome, the region CACCGCACATAGGTAGAATACTACAATCCAAGCAAGGCTTGTTTTTTAACTTCACATTTAGGCGATTATAGTATTTTTCATTCCAATCAATGGTGCCATCGTTGCCTAATATGCCCTCCTTGTTTGCTTTCTTAAAATCTCGAGCATTGCACTTGTGTATATCCCCATTGTAATTTATTGTGGCTTGATTTGCCCTATCTGCATAACAAGAATTTCTTAAGGAGTTTAATGACCTTGCATGGGGTAAATTAAATCCAAATTTTAAAAACATTTCTTTAATAGTATTTGCCTTTACTCCCAATCCTTCTGTTTTATTTTCTTGCCATACTCGTTGCATATCCAGTGTAATTCGACTTCGTTCCTCAAGTGTTAAGTCTTCAAAGTGGGGCATAATATCAACTATACCATCAATATTGTCTGATGTATAGTTAAATCTTAATGTAACCTTTGTATTGTTTATAACTAACTTTTTAACATTGCTTATAATTGTGTCGAATGATCCTTTTTCCTTTGATACATAGCGTATTTGATCATGGCATTCTTTGTTCCCGTCTAATGTGATTTGGAAACTGTTTACTTCGTGCTTGATTAAATCGGATAGTATTATATCGTTGATCAATACTCCATTTGAGGTAAAGTGGGTATGGAGAGATATTCCTTTTTCTTTGGCAATATTATATGTGCATTCAACGATTGGCCGAACAACATTGTTATATTGCAACAAAGGTTCTCCTCCAAAAAAGGAGAGATGAAAATGTTTCAGATTATTCATCGTATTAAACGTGTTAGTGATAAATAACTTTACCTTTTCAACTGTTGATTCAGCCATCATTGATCCACTTATGTGGGTTTCATAACAATACCAACATTTGAAGTTGCAATCCATGGTTGGTAATATCATGAGGCTAAACAGTTCATCACTTTTGTCTATTTTGTTTATTAGATTTTCCACTTTTAGAATTTCATCTTCATCTTTTGGTACGATAAATCCATTATCTAAAAGTGAATTATATAAAGTGGGATGCACCTCTTTAATTTCGACTACATTTTCCTCTAACTCTGCTGAATTAATTAAATCCATTAATATGGGTTCGAGTAATAAAAAATTTTCGGTAAATGAATTGTGGAAAATGTATTTGTCTTGATACGTTAGTGCAGTATTGAACTTGCTTAATTTTATATCCTTATTCTTCAACATGGCTTGCATTATTATAGACATTAAACAACTTGATTGTATTAGTTATTGTCTTATCACTAATGTTCAAGACAATTAATGGGGAAACGTTAGTGTAACTCAGTTGAAATAAATAAAAGAGGGAACGTTTACACTATTCCCTCTAGTAGTTATTACTAAAATTGCTGTAGTGTATCGCTACAACTGCAATGACAGGAGCAAGTGTCTCCACTTACACTTACAGAGACAGAATTACCATCTTGTTTATACTGATCTATATAATCAGTAGCTAAGGAAGTAAAACCTCCTGTTAATTTACCTTGTTCATCTTTTTGTAAAACATCCATTTGATTTACAAGATCCTTAAATGATTTTTTTGCTTTCATGGGATTAAGTTTGTTTTAGTATGCCTACTCTTACCCTTTTTGGCATTCGGGGCAATTGGCTAATGGCCATCTTACCAGTTGCAATGCGAATATAGAGGGAGTGCAGTCCATAATATTGGATTCTTGCCATAAGTTTGTTGCTCCAATTATTTTTTCTAGGTCTCGGAGACTGAGATGCTGCCCCTCATCCTTTTCTATATTTAGGCTTATCCTAAAATTGTTTTGGTGGCAATACGATTTCTCTTTTGCATCATAGGATATTTCTGCTCCAAGTTCTTTAAGTTCATCGAACATATTAAAAAGGGTACTTCTGGATACTCCAATACGTTTGGCTAATACTTTACTCTCTCCTGTTGACCCTTTGTGCAAATAGCTGTCAAGCATTATTAGTTTTACTATTTCTTTTATGGCCATGGCTTGGTTGGTATATTTTACTGTGGCGTTGTCCTATTGGTTCTTATTTGTCGTTTAATTGCAATATTGGCGCGTTGGTCATGCAATATAAGCAATTAATCATAAAAAGACGATGAATCCTGCGAATAAGCAAAACAACGTTGAAGAATAAAAAAAGTAATACAAGTCAGTATTTTCATATCATGAAGAAATTAATAGTAGGAAAAATAGGCACTGAATATCTACAGCACCTATTCCCTTTATTTAAAGATTAGTATCCGTCACAAGTATTACAAAGACCACCTGTGCAGCAATTACAAGTGACTTGAAGTGAAACATCCAGAGTATCTGGACCCGGATCGCACGCTTGCCTCTTAGATTTACAGTAATAAATACTTACGAACGCCTCACCGCCATGAATGTGGGTCATCTGTTCATCATTCAGGTTTGCAATAGTTTCTTTGTTTAAATAAAGTTTGCCTGTTAACTTAACTTTTTTCATTGCATTATATATTTACCTACCCATTGGAACTATTGCGAACTTTTCGGCATCCGCCCACCGTTAAAGTAGCGCTACAATTAATGGCAATACAAACATCAAAAAAAAACGTTTATCAAATTTTTATGCTATTGTATTTGTAGTATGTTTTTCGCATATTAGCACAAAATGCAGCCATAAAACTTTACTAACCAATATTTTCAAGCATTGCAGAGCAACTTACTGGTGTTTATAAAACAGAATCACAAAAACACCTCTACAGTAATTTGTCGATGATTCGTCAAAGTAGCACATATGGGCTATTGCATATTCGAGAACAGTCATAATCATAACACCAGCCATTTGTTACAGGGCTTACCATATTGTCGCGTCACCATGTGAAGGCAGAGCCTGTTCGCCAGCTGGCGAATGGGGCCGCAGTCCATGGCATCGGGTTGGTTATAGTGGGGAAAGGACATCTACTGTTTTTTGCTGATTTGGTGTTCGAAGATAAAGAAAAAGGACAACCTGGGATGCAATATCAGCAACATATAGCAAAGAAAACATCCTTGTACCGAAGTTGAATCTCAATTATGTGAATGAACACTATAATCAAAACAAATACCCACTCTTCAAATACTTCCGCTTCATCTTGATGGGTTTATACCCCTCGCGCTGCGATGGAGGTATATACGTTACTTGAAATCGTTTTGCATCGGATTCAATGGGATCGAGACCAACACTCTTTCGCCTTTCAGCAAGGTTCTCCTCATCAACAATTGGTTCCGGCTTCAACGGTGTCCACTCAACAATTCCGGTGGATTTATTTCGCTTTCCGCTATTGCCAAACTGTGTGCCGTAAAGTTGAACGCCATAGGATCGCAACAAATGCCTATCAATCATCATGGCGGCCCACTTGCGCTTTATCTCCCCTTTTTGAGCGGAAGCAACAACCATCGGGAGATAGCGCTTAATATCGGAAGGGCTGGCGTGCTGCACAATTAAGAACGCCGCCTCCGAGGCCTTCTCGCCCACCATGGCAATGGTAGGCCAACCATACTGCCGCACAATTGCCTCAACCTCCTTCAGGAGCCTACCTCCATCAACCATCATGCCTTGGGAGCCACCCGGCAACTTGAAATTCTTCGACAACGTCCGAAACCGCTGATCTTCGATCCCCAAAAGCCAAAGCCTAACACCCTGTTCCGGAAGGGTAATGCCAGGATTCGCCTTCAGGTAGCGCTCCTTCAACCCGTCCATTAACACATTCCACCGAGCATCGGCACGCAAGGGCTTCAAATCGGTATCGGTGATAATATCCTCCGACCTTACACCGAAATCCACCGCCCTATTGATGTAGGCAAAGGCGCTATCGACGGCACCCGTAAGCGAAAGGTAGCAGGCGGCTTGGTAGGAGTAGTAGCCGGAACTTGGATTTCGGCTGCTTTGCTGCAAATAGTAGCCCGATGCCGTAGCGTAATTCTCCGGCAGGCGAAATTGGGTAGTATCTACTTGTGAATAACCTGTATTTAAAAGCAAGCAACTGGAAATAAGAAACGCCAAACAAAATTTCATAACAGTAAAAGCAAATTAATTTAACTACCATTTTTTTGAAGCCAAGATTCAACGCTTACAAATCCATCCTGACCTGCCCATTTGGCAACATACGGATTATATCCGCATTTGCGCGGCATTGAAAGCACATCATTATCGTCGACAATATATGCTCTACAATCGAGACACATAAAACGAAACTCACAATCTCGACACACCTGTATTATAGATTTATTTTTAGTCCACCAATATTTAAACAAATCATCCTCCACAATCTTATCAAGTTCTTTGTCATTCAAAACTCCAAAGGAGTTCGTCATTGATGGGCAATTCTTAACTTTACCTTTTTCGTCAATGCTTAACTTTCGATTTAAACAGGAATTATTACCCTGAGACTCGCAAAACATCCCCATTGATACCCTAAAGTTTCGAGGATGAATAAAACCACAAAACGAATTATCAACAATTTTATCTTTGGAAAAATACAACGGAAGCAATTTCTCTTTGTCAACAAATTCAACACCGTCTTTCGGAGCAGAATGTATGTAAAATGACGATACACGCATATTGCCTAAAACAATATCCCTATAATCACTAACGTCAAGGTCACTATTGAATGGGAGAATGACTTCAATAAGGGTAAGTCTGGAGTGTTTTAACTTTTCGAAAATATCAGACAAATAAATCTTACTACATTTGTGAAAGAAACGA harbors:
- a CDS encoding radical SAM/SPASM domain-containing protein codes for the protein MLKNKDIKLSKFNTALTYQDKYIFHNSFTENFLLLEPILMDLINSAELEENVVEIKEVHPTLYNSLLDNGFIVPKDEDEILKVENLINKIDKSDELFSLMILPTMDCNFKCWYCYETHISGSMMAESTVEKVKLFITNTFNTMNNLKHFHLSFFGGEPLLQYNNVVRPIVECTYNIAKEKGISLHTHFTSNGVLINDIILSDLIKHEVNSFQITLDGNKECHDQIRYVSKEKGSFDTIISNVKKLVINNTKVTLRFNYTSDNIDGIVDIMPHFEDLTLEERSRITLDMQRVWQENKTEGLGVKANTIKEMFLKFGFNLPHARSLNSLRNSCYADRANQATINYNGDIHKCNARDFKKANKEGILGNDGTIDWNEKYYNRLNVKLKNKPCLDCSILPMCGGACSQYALERSNTDFCIRDFDESKKKAIVLDMFLNGEFVMTEKTASKCSKC
- a CDS encoding class I lanthipeptide, which translates into the protein MKKVKLTGKLYLNKETIANLNDEQMTHIHGGEAFVSIYYCKSKRQACDPGPDTLDVSLQVTCNCCTGGLCNTCDGY
- a CDS encoding DUF6624 domain-containing protein, whose translation is MKFCLAFLISSCLLLNTGYSQVDTTQFRLPENYATASGYYLQQSSRNPSSGYYSYQAACYLSLTGAVDSAFAYINRAVDFGVRSEDIITDTDLKPLRADARWNVLMDGLKERYLKANPGITLPEQGVRLWLLGIEDQRFRTLSKNFKLPGGSQGMMVDGGRLLKEVEAIVRQYGWPTIAMVGEKASEAAFLIVQHASPSDIKRYLPMVVASAQKGEIKRKWAAMMIDRHLLRSYGVQLYGTQFGNSGKRNKSTGIVEWTPLKPEPIVDEENLAERRKSVGLDPIESDAKRFQVTYIPPSQREGYKPIKMKRKYLKSGYLF
- the gwsS gene encoding grasp-with-spasm system SPASM domain peptide maturase; this encodes MEKKLKFFEECRVVKGYSRSAIYELLRNRYKLIPNSLADLLLTCDGMSVVQIKKYYENKYDDTIDEYIDFLLENEFVFFTDDFDCFPPLNLEWHSNSKISNAVICDNNSEHNYDYLFERLEEYNCRAIQFRFFHKCSKIYLSDIFEKLKHSRLTLIEVILPFNSDLDVSDYRDIVLGNMRVSSFYIHSAPKDGVEFVDKEKLLPLYFSKDKIVDNSFCGFIHPRNFRVSMGMFCESQGNNSCLNRKLSIDEKGKVKNCPSMTNSFGVLNDKELDKIVEDDLFKYWWTKNKSIIQVCRDCEFRFMCLDCRAYIVDDNDVLSMPRKCGYNPYVAKWAGQDGFVSVESWLQKNGS